The genomic segment GCTATCGTCTATCAGTTGGCTCATTATGCCAAGTTTCATTTTCTGAGTCGCCCACGTCGATTCGGAAAATCCTTGTTTGTATCTACCCTCCAGGCTTATTTCGAGGGTAAGAAAGAACTGTTTAAGGGCCTTGCCATCGAACAGATGGAGAAGGAGTGGACGACATATCCTGTCATCCACTTGGATTTGAGCTGTGGTAAGTATTATAGTTTGGAGAATACATATTCAATTCTAAACGGAATACTAGAAGTAGAAGAGAAAAAATATGGTTTAAAAGTTAATCCAATAGATGAGAAGTCTTTTGGAGGTCGTCTTAAGAACATCTTGCTTGCAGCAGCTGCTCAAACAGGTAAACAAGCAGTCGTTCTCATCGACGAATATGACGCACCTATGCATGATTCTGTAAGTGACGAAGATTTACAGAAGACCATCCGCAACATCATGAGAGATTTCTTCAGCCCCTTGAAGCAGCAAGAGGGAAACATCCGCTTTGTATTCATCACAGGTATTTCCAAGTTTAGTCAGCTCAGCATCTTTAGCGAGTTGAACAATCTCAAGATTCTCACGTTGAAGGATGAATACAGTAGCTGTTGTGGTATTACCAAGAGTGAATTGGCTCAGTATTTCCGTGAGGGAATCGAGGAGATGGCTGAGCATAATGGACTCACATATGAGGAGACCTTGCAGCAACTCAAGCAGCATTATGATGGCTACCACTTCAGTATCAATAGCGAGGATATCTTCAATCCTTACAGCATTATCAATGCTTTGGACGATAAGGAGTTTAATAGCTATTGGTTTACATCTGGTACGCCTACGTTCCTGATAGAACTGATGCAGCAGAAGAATTTGGATATGATGGACTTGAATGATATCTGGGCTAGAGCAAAACGCTTCGATGTTCCTACTGAGACGATTACTGACCCTGTGCCAGTCCTTTTCCAAAGTGGGTATCTTGCGATTAAGGGATATGACAAGCAGTTAGGTATGTATTACCTCAGTTTTCCTAATCAAGAAGTTAGACAAGGTTTTTCGGAAAGCCTTTGCCAATATTATACCCCTTCAGAGGTAGGCGAACTTGATGCTATCGTATATGCTTATAAAAAGAATGTGCTCATCAATGATGACATGGAAGCCTTTATGCCTCATTTGAAGGCATTCTATGATAAGTTCCCATATACGATTATCAACAATAATGAGCGTCACTATCAAGCCGTGATATTCACCATCTTCACCATGCTTGGCGAAGATGTGAAGGTGGAGCATACCACTTCGGATGGAAGAATAGACCTTGTGCTCAAGACGGATAAGAGTATCTTTATCTTTGAGTTGAAATATAAGAAGTCTGCCGACATCGCCATGGCGCAAATCTGCGATAAGAACTATGCCAAGGCTTTTGCCGATGATGGGCGAAAGGTTGTGAAAGTGGGTATTAACTTCTCGGAAAACCAGCGAAGTATAGAGGATTGGGTGATAGAATAAATGAAATAGAAGAAAGTTGGTGACATTCATCAGGTGTATGTCACCCACTATATAGATAAAAAAATATCTGAACAGGGGCGGTAACTCGATTTTTTAGGTAGTTACCGCCCCAATTCAAGCATGTTTTGTTCTTTTGTACAGTCGCAGAACTTAGATAATCACCGCCGTTCCGCTGCATGTTACCATCAGCATGGAACCGCTGTTGCCCACGGTTTCGTAATCCAGGTCGATGCCCACGATGGCGTTACAGCCCAGGGATGCGGCACGGTCGGCCATCTCTCTGAGGGCTGTATCCTTAGCCTCGCGGAGGGTGCTTTCGTAAGAACCGCTTCTGCCGCCGATTACATCACGGACACTGGCAAAGAAATCCTTTACAAAGTTGGTACCGATGATGGTTTCGCCGGTCACTACGCCACGGTATTCACGGATAGGATGGCCTTCTATGGTTGGAGTGGTACTTAAAATCATAATCTTTTCCTTTCTTTTTTATGTTATTATCAATGTTATTCATAGCTTAGACGATAAAAGTAGTGAAAAGGTTGCAGGAAATCCAAAAATAATTGCTATTTTTGCATCGTAAATATAAATATTAATAGGTTATATGAACAAGAGATTGATGTTTTCGGCAGCACTCGTGATGGCGCTGCTTTCGGCAAACGCTCAGAAAAGGGCGTTTACCATCGAAGATTTGTACAGGGTGAAGGGCGTATCTTCAGTAAGCCTTTCGCCTGATGGTAAGACGGTTTGCTATACCGCCAGTTCTTCTGACCTGAAGAACCAGAAGTCTGGCTCCGACATCTATATCATGAATGCGGATGGCTCTCACGCCAAGGCTCTTACCGAGGATGGAAAGAGCTGTTCTGCCGTATGGAGCAAGGATGGAAAGAGTATCTTCTTTACTAATTATGAGAAAGGGACGGCTCAGATCTTTCGCATGGATCTGACTACCTGCGAGACGGAACAGGTAACTGATTATGAGTTGGGTATCGGTAGTCCTGTCATCTCTCCGGATGAGCGATACATTGCCTTTACCGCAGAAGTATATCCCGACCTGGGGGCTGATGCCAAGGCTAACAAGGCCCGGATGGAGAAAAAAGAGCAGGGACCTGTACAGGCGCATATTGCCGACAAGTTGCTCTACCGTCATTGGACGAGCTATAATGATGGCAGATGCAATCACCTTATCCTTTTCGATACACAGACGAAGACTTACAAGGATCTGACTCCGGGCAATTATTCGCTTATATTCGTGGTTGGGGGTGGAATCACCTATCAATTCTCTCCTGACAGCAAGGAGATCTGTTTCGTATCCAATCATGATGAGCATCAGGAGGCTAGCACCAATGCCGACCTGTGGACGGTATCTGTGAATGGGGGAGAACCGGTCTGCATCACGAAGGAGAACAAGGCTTGGGATGGTACTCCAGCCTATTCGCCTGACGGCAAGTATATCGCTTACCGCTTGCAGCAAGTACCTGGTTATGAGTCTGATCGCTTCCGTCTTGCTATCTACGACCGGGCTGCAAAGAAGTCTACCATCCTGACAGAGAAGTTTGACAACTGGGTAGATGATTACAAATGGGCTCCCGACAGCAAGAGTATCTTCTTCCTCGGTCAGGTACAGGGCGCTGAGCCGCTCTACAAGCTCGATATAGCCAGAAAAACCATCTTGCCGGTATTGACGGGCAAGGCCATCTCGGAGTTTGATTTCGATAATAAGGGTATGGTATATTATACCTATAGTACGACTGGTAAGCCATCGGCCCTCTATCGCCAGCAGATGAAAAAGTGGAATGGAACTCCTGTAGCAAGCGGCAAGGAACAGCAGATAACCTTCCTCAACCAGCAGTTGGAGGATGAAGTGGATATCCGTCCATCTGAGAGCATCTGGGTAGAGGGTGCTGGTGGTGACAAGGTACAGGTATTCATCGTGAAGCCACACAACTTTGATGCCAGCAAGAAATATCCGCTTATCATCAATGTGCATGGCGGACCACAGATGCAGTGGATGAATTCCTTCCGTGGCGACTGGCAGGTTTATCCTGCTGCCGGTTATGTGGTGGCTTATCCTAATCCTCACGGTTCTACGGGATATGGTCAGGCTTTCAC from the Segatella copri genome contains:
- a CDS encoding heavy metal-binding domain-containing protein, translating into MILSTTPTIEGHPIREYRGVVTGETIIGTNFVKDFFASVRDVIGGRSGSYESTLREAKDTALREMADRAASLGCNAIVGIDLDYETVGNSGSMLMVTCSGTAVII
- a CDS encoding ATP-binding protein, producing MASKRYPLGIQTFSEIVKGNYFYADKTAIVYQLAHYAKFHFLSRPRRFGKSLFVSTLQAYFEGKKELFKGLAIEQMEKEWTTYPVIHLDLSCGKYYSLENTYSILNGILEVEEKKYGLKVNPIDEKSFGGRLKNILLAAAAQTGKQAVVLIDEYDAPMHDSVSDEDLQKTIRNIMRDFFSPLKQQEGNIRFVFITGISKFSQLSIFSELNNLKILTLKDEYSSCCGITKSELAQYFREGIEEMAEHNGLTYEETLQQLKQHYDGYHFSINSEDIFNPYSIINALDDKEFNSYWFTSGTPTFLIELMQQKNLDMMDLNDIWARAKRFDVPTETITDPVPVLFQSGYLAIKGYDKQLGMYYLSFPNQEVRQGFSESLCQYYTPSEVGELDAIVYAYKKNVLINDDMEAFMPHLKAFYDKFPYTIINNNERHYQAVIFTIFTMLGEDVKVEHTTSDGRIDLVLKTDKSIFIFELKYKKSADIAMAQICDKNYAKAFADDGRKVVKVGINFSENQRSIEDWVIE